From the genome of Pseudanabaena sp. PCC 7367:
GTTCCCTGGGCTGTGGTTGGCCAAAGAGGCTTTACTGAGTGGCAACTTTGCGAAGGTGCTGGAGGTATTGCAACAAGGGCTAGCAACATCGGTACATCAGGATTTTGTAGGCCAACTCCAACTAACTCAGACTCAGTAGTCGGATTAATTAGTGGCAAAACTAAGCCAGGGTATAGAAGCCGATGAGAGTGAATTTGTGGTTTTTGACCCCGAAGAGATTATCACAGCAGAAAAGGATAAAAACACCATCGACGAATCATGAAGGCTCTTTACAAACCAGTACAAACCAGCTTGAGTGCAAACATCTGGCTATAGCTCCAGATCCCATGATCCAGTAACTTACGATCATTACGATCGCTCAAAAACCGTTCATCCACTTGCCGCATTCCCTCTACCAGATCCAGACTGTTTAAGCTGGCGGGGGCATAGTTCCAGAGCCGATCGCGCACTGCGGCCAGAATCGGGTAGGCTTGGGCATGGCTGCGCAGGTCTTTGAAGCGGGTAATAATTTCAAAGCTGAGGGTGGCAAGTTGATATTGATTTAAGCTCTGGGGCGATTCAAATTCGGTGCGGCGATAGCTGACTAATAATTGCGATCGCTGGATTGGCTGGTTTAGTTGCTCTTTTGTTAAAGTGCCCAGGCTGAGGTTATAGGTGGTTTGCACCGTGCTGAGGCGGGTGAGCAGATCGGTTTCGATCGCACTGAGGTCATACATAATCTTTCGTTTATTGAGAGCTAATCGGGATTGATACTAAATTGATACTAAATTGATACTAATGGGGCGCTATGCAGCTATATTCAAGGGTTTTAAGTGCTAGATGGATTCAGTCATGAATATCAAAAAGAATGATGGTAAGAATTAATCGGTGAATTAATCAACATAATCGCAGAGAGTGGTGGGGGTGAAGACTTGTTTGTAAGCACCATAGGCGGGGCGATCGCTGGTGTTGACCACTTCATCACTGCTATTCAAGCCCAGGGACAATTCGCAAGCACCAATCTTTTCGAGCTGAGCCAGGGCATCTTCATACCGCTGCCGCACATCTTCGCGGGCACTGATCGAGTCGAGAAAATAGCGAGTAATATCCAGCTCCAAACCGACCAGTAATTCTGGATAGGGGGAGCTAAACGGCATTTGCACGGCAATCCCAGGGCATTTGGCGATCGCGCCATTAATTAGCCCAAAGGCTTTATTCTGGTTCTGGCTGAGAACGCTGGTGTTGATCGTGCTGGCGGTGGGATCGGCCAGGTTGGTCAGGGCGATCAGCTCGGTTTGGCCAAAGGCATCAATCAAGTTCTGTTCGGTGGCGTAGGTCATAGATTCTGAAGAACTAAGGAAGGGAATATTTAGCGAACTAGAATTTAGAATTTAGTTACATAAGAAAAGAAAATCCCAATGGGAAAAACGAATCATTAGGCTGGCTCGTCAATCCCACTGGGAATTAGTAACAGATAGAGTTAGAGATAGTTAGCAGATTAGATCGAGCTAAGCACTAGAGAGCTTAGGCAACCGCGTCTTCAATGAAGTAACCAGCCAGATTGCTAATCACCTTCTCATCCACGCTTTCGCCAGCCCGCACCATCTGGCCACCACGCGCACCCATGTAATGGTCGGGAATCACGCCAGCAAAGCGATCGCCAAATTGGGCAGTGAGCATGAACGTGACCCCAGGCGCGATCATATTCGGGGTGGCAGTACCGCGATAGAACAGCGACACATGCTTACCCCAAATGCGGCTAAAGCTGGCGGTTTGGCCTTTCTTGGCGGTGTTATACCAGGCATCGCCCACTTTTACTTCCTTGAGCCCAAACAGGGCAGCGATCGCTTCCAGGGGCACAATGCTGCTGGTGGCAGTGGATTTACCATAGACGGCCTGGATGATCTGGGGGTGGAGTTGGAGCTTGTCGGCCACCTCACGACCCAACACCATCACATTGGCGCGGCGCAACATCTTGGAGAGGCCATCGGTAATCACGCCGATCGGATCAGAGTTAGTAAAATCAGAGAACTGATCGTTACTGGCAAGCTGCACCTTTTGATCGGTGGCATAGGTATTGGCATTGAACACCACGTCGGCCAGGCGCTTTTCTCGATTGAGGGCGATCAAATCCATCAATTGCTCAGTGGCCACACCCATCGGATTGAAATTGGGAATGTTGCGGGCATTCTCAATATCCCGATTGGGGATTGGTGTATCGAGGGCATAATCACGGCATTGGCCAGTTTTTAGCTGGCTCGAAAACTCATAGACATTTGGCTTGGCGGTACGCCCCACCGCATCGTT
Proteins encoded in this window:
- a CDS encoding Gp37 family protein, which encodes MYDLSAIETDLLTRLSTVQTTYNLSLGTLTKEQLNQPIQRSQLLVSYRRTEFESPQSLNQYQLATLSFEIITRFKDLRSHAQAYPILAAVRDRLWNYAPASLNSLDLVEGMRQVDERFLSDRNDRKLLDHGIWSYSQMFALKLVCTGL
- a CDS encoding gp436 family protein, translating into MTYATEQNLIDAFGQTELIALTNLADPTASTINTSVLSQNQNKAFGLINGAIAKCPGIAVQMPFSSPYPELLVGLELDITRYFLDSISAREDVRQRYEDALAQLEKIGACELSLGLNSSDEVVNTSDRPAYGAYKQVFTPTTLCDYVD